Part of the Methanobacterium alcaliphilum genome is shown below.
TTACTTTTAAATTTAATCGAGCTCATTAGAATCACTTACATTTTTATATCCAACAAAAATATGGTCATCGAAATACTGCTCATAAATAGAAACCAGCTCTGTTTTTTTATTTATAATGAAATTTTCAATAACTTTAACCGAAGTACTAGCTGCTAATAAAATATCATCATATCTTGCAGGAAACGTAGGGCTCCAACATCCCGTGCCATCTCTAGGTAAATCATGATCTGAAAAGTCTTTAAATTCTTTTTTTAACCAAGGATTAATTGCTTCAAAGAAGCAATTTGATTTGCATTGGATACTCTTTTGCAAAAATAAATATAATCTTCCCGCTGCAAAACCAATCGAAATTGAAACAAAAATTTTTTCTTCAGAAAATTCATACTTTTCAAGTTCATTCAATACCATATCTTCACCTGTACAATCAACAATTAAATTATATTTTTCTATTTTGTCGATACAGTCTTTAGAAAACTTAAAATTCTCACTATACTTGACATTAGCATGTGGGTTGGTTTCATTTAAATTATTAGCAGTTTCTTTTGATTTAAAGTTTCCAATTTGGTTCAATCCTAAAATATGTCTAGAAAGATTTCCTATTTCAAGTTTATCATTGTCCATTACAGTTATATTATTTACTCCAGCCCTTACCAATAATTCGGCAATTGAAGAACCAATAGCTCCACACCCGATAATTAAAGTTTTCATTGAGCTTAATTCATGAATAAATTTACCGCGAGCATTAATCTCTTCCATATTCCAATTTTGAGATTTTAGCCATGTTATTTTTTTGTCCCGATTTAATTTAATTTTATCAATTAGTTGGTATGAATTCTCATGAGACCTAAATCCTTTTATTGAGCCATTAGAAAGACTAGGTAATTTAACAGCTTGCCAATGGACTATTGAATTAGTTCCACCAATAATCTTAGGAATAGGAAACCCTAAACTAATAAAATGGGGAGCCTCATTTCTTATGAAATGAGAAAAATGGTTAATAATGGTTATTATATCAATGCCTTGGTCCTCACAAACATCAATAAGTTCACCTAATGTATTAGGTGCCTGCCATGTGTTAAGAACTGGGGTTTCTTTAAGCATAATCCAAATAATAGTCTTCTCAATATCAAAATCCTGAGATAAATATTTGCCCCATCTAACTTCATTAATTGTTTCAAAAGTGGGAGTCTGAAATTCTTTAATAAAATAAATAAAGGGATCTGTTTTATATGCATTTAATTTAAGGAATCCAAAAGAATCTCCAATTTTCTGCCACACTTTATATGAAGTTATATCTTCAGAAAATGTTAAATGCGTGGAATCGGAAATTAAATTAAACTGGGGAAACTCAAAATTATCTCCATTTGATATTAATTTATTCTCATTAGCTAGTATAATCCATTCTATTGCTCTTTTAACATTCCATAATAAACGTTCATCTGAGTCTAACGGTTCTGGGTTA
Proteins encoded:
- a CDS encoding ThiF family adenylyltransferase, with translation MENKKFCENLKKGRRALDGEKGITILNDWKYDSNLKKWFIKIKITSNSEGVIPDDSNWYVVVDEDYPNGVVKIFPDALSGFKDTLQHQSNNGELECNELWRKGSLCLESHVHGLGRYDFNPEPLDSDERLLWNVKRAIEWIILANENKLISNGDNFEFPQFNLISDSTHLTFSEDITSYKVWQKIGDSFGFLKLNAYKTDPFIYFIKEFQTPTFETINEVRWGKYLSQDFDIEKTIIWIMLKETPVLNTWQAPNTLGELIDVCEDQGIDIITIINHFSHFIRNEAPHFISLGFPIPKIIGGTNSIVHWQAVKLPSLSNGSIKGFRSHENSYQLIDKIKLNRDKKITWLKSQNWNMEEINARGKFIHELSSMKTLIIGCGAIGSSIAELLVRAGVNNITVMDNDKLEIGNLSRHILGLNQIGNFKSKETANNLNETNPHANVKYSENFKFSKDCIDKIEKYNLIVDCTGEDMVLNELEKYEFSEEKIFVSISIGFAAGRLYLFLQKSIQCKSNCFFEAINPWLKKEFKDFSDHDLPRDGTGCWSPTFPARYDDILLAASTSVKVIENFIINKKTELVSIYEQYFDDHIFVGYKNVSDSNELD